The Pseudomonas sp. HOU2 DNA window TTGCGGTTGACCCACAGGTGAATGCCGCCCTTGGCTACATCCACATCGTGGAACAGCATGTAGCCGTCGCTGCTCGGGGTATCGCCGCCAATCAGTACCGGTTTTTTCCACTCGTCGATGTAGGTCAGGATCGCCGCGTGTTTGCCGGCCATCCAGGTTGCCGGGGTCCACAGGTACGGGGTCAGTTCGAGGCCGAGGTTGGCCTTCTCGTCATACTTGCCGGCGGTGATCTGCTTGCGCGCGGTCGTCAGCTCGCCGGTTTCGCGGTTCTTCAGCAACGTGGTCACGCCGATCACGTTCTGCGGTTTGACGTTGTAGCCGTACTTCGGATCAGCCGCGACCATACGCACCAGTTCCTCCGAGGCGGCGGTCATCACATAGACCTCAATGCCGTTCTCCATCAGCTTGTTGTACAGCTCGGCCTGGCCGGTGAAGACTTTCGGCGGCTGCACGTCGATGTTTTTCACTACATCGCCTTCGTAGTAGGTCGCCGGCACCGGTTTGCCAGACGCCATCAGCTCATCGACGTAGCCCTTGAGTTCCTTGAGAGTGAAGCCGGAGAACACCTGCGCTACCCACGGGTAGCAGACCATGTCATCGACTTCGCACAGGCGATAGTAGTAACTGAACAGGCTTTCCTTATGCTCGGCGGTGTCCTTGAACGGCATCAGTTTCAGCGAGGGATCGAGTTTGTCGCGGGTGATCAGGCCCTTGTTTTCCATGAACGGCAACAACGACTCTTCGAGGTCGTAGCGGTAACTGGTGTTGTCCATGTCGAACACCGCGTAGTTACCCTTGTTGGCATTGGCGGCGATCATCGCGTCGAGTGCCTTGGCCTGATCCGCCGGCCAGTGCTTCAGGTCGGTGGCGAATGCGTGAGCGGCCAAGCCCAATCCAAGAACCACAGCGAGCATTTTCGGTGCGAACTTCATCGGCGTTTTCTCCCTGACTGAAAGACATCGACGCTAACAAATAAGTGTG harbors:
- a CDS encoding haloacid dehalogenase-like hydrolase, with the translated sequence MKFAPKMLAVVLGLGLAAHAFATDLKHWPADQAKALDAMIAANANKGNYAVFDMDNTSYRYDLEESLLPFMENKGLITRDKLDPSLKLMPFKDTAEHKESLFSYYYRLCEVDDMVCYPWVAQVFSGFTLKELKGYVDELMASGKPVPATYYEGDVVKNIDVQPPKVFTGQAELYNKLMENGIEVYVMTAASEELVRMVAADPKYGYNVKPQNVIGVTTLLKNRETGELTTARKQITAGKYDEKANLGLELTPYLWTPATWMAGKHAAILTYIDEWKKPVLIGGDTPSSDGYMLFHDVDVAKGGIHLWVNRKDKYMTQLNGMMAKHAAAQAKEGLPVTADKNWVIVKPEEIQ